In one Sphingomonas sp. S1-29 genomic region, the following are encoded:
- a CDS encoding tryptophan 7-halogenase — protein MQRPSAFAAPIGHILICGGGLAAHMTAAALARQLPAATRITLAATCDTASSDLFYGTVSAPLAYAFNLAAGVDEPALVQRSDTGFSWGTRYTQWGGDRAWTQCFALPFPILDGVQFHQYLASSGAGAIEPFLVSARAAQRGAFAHPPRGPGETGQHPLARADYAYQFDPAAYSRLFAEGIPADRVERITGELADELTDAAGISGVRLRDGRVLAADLYIDCTGTDASLLSRLVPEIDGTRRIGIAASDAAPAQPDAPLRTVTAAPYGWVSDTPLRGRVRRTSVYDLAQAGEAMGAHGGGPEVTGEATLGARREAWSGNCVGIGHAAAVVEPLTPAPLMLLERDIERLLALLPNAGSMTVERAEYNRRFGEDHSHAALFTRALFEADGLPDTPYWRAARAEPVPPKLQHKIGMFESRGVLVAYDLEPFHPEDWTILHLGMGRRPARHDRLADRADPARVSQFLAKTKHDIEQVVAKMPASGTYRAQLEQYLERTQR, from the coding sequence ATGCAACGCCCGTCCGCTTTCGCCGCACCGATCGGCCACATCCTCATCTGCGGCGGTGGCCTCGCCGCGCATATGACTGCCGCAGCGCTCGCCCGGCAACTGCCAGCGGCTACCCGGATCACCCTCGCCGCGACCTGCGACACCGCCAGTAGCGACCTGTTCTACGGGACGGTGTCGGCGCCCCTGGCCTATGCCTTCAACCTCGCCGCGGGGGTCGACGAACCGGCATTGGTGCAGCGCAGCGACACCGGCTTTTCGTGGGGCACACGCTATACGCAATGGGGCGGCGATCGCGCGTGGACCCAATGCTTCGCGCTGCCCTTTCCGATCCTCGATGGCGTGCAGTTCCACCAATATCTGGCGTCGAGCGGGGCGGGTGCGATCGAGCCCTTCCTGGTTTCGGCGCGCGCGGCGCAGCGGGGGGCGTTCGCGCATCCGCCGCGTGGCCCGGGCGAGACCGGACAGCACCCGCTCGCGCGTGCCGACTACGCCTATCAGTTCGATCCTGCGGCCTATTCACGGCTGTTCGCCGAGGGGATTCCCGCCGATCGGGTCGAACGGATCACGGGCGAGCTAGCTGATGAGTTGACCGACGCTGCCGGGATCAGCGGCGTTCGGCTGCGCGACGGGCGCGTGCTGGCCGCCGACCTTTATATCGACTGCACCGGCACCGATGCTTCGCTGCTCTCGCGCCTGGTTCCCGAGATCGACGGCACGCGCCGCATCGGCATCGCGGCGAGCGACGCCGCGCCTGCGCAGCCCGACGCGCCGCTGCGCACCGTCACTGCTGCGCCCTATGGCTGGGTGAGCGACACCCCGCTGCGCGGGCGGGTAAGGCGCACCAGCGTCTATGACCTCGCGCAGGCCGGCGAAGCAATGGGAGCGCATGGCGGCGGGCCTGAAGTCACCGGCGAAGCGACGTTGGGCGCAAGGCGCGAGGCGTGGAGCGGCAATTGCGTCGGCATCGGTCACGCCGCAGCGGTAGTCGAACCGCTTACCCCTGCACCGCTGATGCTGCTCGAGCGCGATATCGAGCGGTTGCTGGCACTGTTGCCCAACGCCGGCAGCATGACGGTCGAACGCGCCGAATATAACCGCCGCTTCGGCGAGGATCACAGCCACGCCGCGCTGTTCACCCGCGCGCTGTTCGAAGCCGATGGTTTGCCCGACACCCCCTATTGGCGGGCGGCGCGGGCCGAACCGGTGCCGCCCAAGCTGCAGCACAAGATCGGCATGTTCGAAAGCCGCGGCGTGCTGGTCGCCTATGACCTCGAACCCTTTCACCCCGAGGACTGGACGATCCTGCATCTGGGCATGGGCCGCCGGCCGGCGCGGCACGACCGACTGGCCGACCGCGCCGACCCCGCGCGCGTTTCGCAGTTCCTCGCCAAGACCAAGCACGACATCGAACAGGTCGTCGCGAAGATGCCCGCCAGCGGCACCTATCGCGCGCAGCTCGAACAGTATCTGGAGCGTACCCAAAGATGA
- a CDS encoding tryptophan halogenase family protein, with the protein MIRRVCIVGGGTAGWMTAAALANKLNGLSIAVTLIESSEIGTVGVGEATLPHIRAFNKTLGIDERDLMRATEATFKLGIEFRDWGKLGDRYIHPFGDYGPAVNGVPFYHHWLRLKSLGDTSRLDEYSFPIVAAEQNRFRHPAAEHDRIESTFGYAYQFDASLYAAFLRRYAEANGVTRLEGKIVDTALDGESGQVRSVTLADGREVSADLFVDCSGFRGLLIEGALASGYDDWSHWLPCNRAVAVPTASAGPLGPYTRATARTAGWQWRIPLQHRVGNGHVYCSSFISDDDATRQLVENLDAPMQADPRQLRFTTGRRRDFWKANVIAIGLAGGFLEPLESTSIHLIQDGITELLALFPDRGFDASDVIEYNRRMSLHYERVRDFLLLHYVATQRDDSEMWRHFRALTLPDSLREKIDAWQTRAYVVPYEFGLFLPPSWVAVMLGQNLMPTGYDPRARSMGDNALAARASAIRQEVAAAVRGTPDHADYIRRSAAAGSLAQRAPAA; encoded by the coding sequence ATGATTCGGCGCGTATGCATCGTCGGCGGTGGGACGGCGGGCTGGATGACCGCGGCGGCGTTGGCGAACAAGCTCAACGGGCTGTCGATCGCGGTCACGCTGATCGAATCGTCCGAAATCGGCACCGTCGGGGTCGGCGAAGCGACGCTTCCGCATATCCGTGCCTTCAACAAGACGCTCGGCATCGACGAGCGCGACCTGATGCGCGCGACCGAAGCCACCTTCAAGCTGGGCATCGAGTTTCGCGATTGGGGCAAGCTCGGCGACCGCTATATCCACCCGTTCGGCGATTACGGCCCCGCGGTGAACGGCGTGCCCTTCTACCATCACTGGTTGCGGCTCAAGAGCCTGGGCGACACCTCGCGGCTCGACGAATATTCGTTTCCGATCGTCGCCGCCGAGCAGAACCGGTTTCGCCATCCGGCCGCCGAGCATGACCGCATCGAATCGACCTTTGGCTATGCCTATCAGTTCGATGCGTCGCTCTATGCCGCGTTCCTGCGCCGCTATGCCGAGGCCAATGGCGTCACGCGCCTCGAAGGCAAGATCGTCGATACCGCGCTCGACGGCGAGAGCGGGCAGGTTCGCAGCGTGACGCTGGCCGACGGCCGCGAGGTCAGCGCCGACCTGTTCGTCGATTGTTCGGGGTTCCGCGGTCTGCTGATCGAAGGGGCGCTGGCGTCGGGCTATGACGATTGGAGCCACTGGCTGCCGTGCAACCGCGCGGTCGCCGTGCCGACCGCCAGCGCCGGGCCGCTTGGCCCCTACACGCGTGCGACCGCGCGCACCGCGGGGTGGCAGTGGCGAATCCCGCTGCAGCATCGCGTGGGGAACGGCCATGTCTATTGCAGCAGCTTCATCAGCGACGACGACGCGACCCGCCAGCTGGTCGAGAATCTCGACGCGCCGATGCAGGCCGACCCACGCCAGCTGCGCTTCACGACCGGGCGGCGGCGCGATTTCTGGAAGGCCAATGTCATCGCGATCGGGCTGGCGGGCGGGTTTCTCGAACCGCTCGAATCGACCTCGATCCATCTGATCCAGGACGGCATCACCGAATTGCTGGCGCTGTTCCCCGACCGCGGCTTCGATGCGTCCGACGTCATCGAATATAATCGCCGCATGAGCCTGCATTACGAGCGCGTGCGCGATTTCCTGCTGCTGCACTATGTCGCGACGCAGCGCGACGATAGCGAGATGTGGCGCCATTTTCGCGCGCTCACGCTGCCCGACAGCCTGCGCGAGAAAATCGATGCGTGGCAGACGCGCGCGTATGTCGTGCCCTATGAATTCGGGCTGTTCCTGCCGCCGAGCTGGGTGGCGGTGATGCTGGGGCAAAATCTGATGCCGACGGGTTATGATCCGCGCGCGCGCTCGATGGGCGACAACGCGTTGGCCGCGCGCGCAAGCGCGATCCGCCAAGAGGTGGCGGCGGCGGTACGCGGCACCCCCGACCACGCCGATTATATCCGTCGCTCGGCTGCGGCGGGTAGCCTGGCGCAGCGTGCGCCCGCGGCGTAG
- a CDS encoding TonB-dependent receptor — protein sequence MKKNAIPNLSWSAKRLLLATSALTLALYPSVASAQTAGTDPEGEQQTEAPAEEEREIIVTGIRGALESAKEIKRNASTFVDSLSASDIATLPDLSVAEALGRIPGVTISRFPTGGASPDFPSPEGRGNLVRGLSFVRSEFNGRDAFSANGGRSLDFSSIPPELIGGVDVYKNQSADLIEGGIGGTINLRTLEPFDRPGGLLVVAGDVTYSDLRKEWSPQISVTGGNRWSTPIGDVGFVASYSRSKLDSRINGWQQNAPMPRVLDANGNVPESLLTGANKLSEFDGVDASNIVGITPGFQLRTNDVDRDRESYYFAGQWKNDRLQLTAKYIRAENTIDSIERTFEWFPEHDTGTRAGVRDLVLDTGWGSAGTAMCSGPGGFPNNPGDCETLIPIGGGLMKSGFVTSRIDDYTGAIGSPVGSLGIGKIEEATTEDYSLNLKWDASDRLKVTLDGQYTKASARQRQIWGGMNTYLDWQIQHDLDNPQIQFFVNPATGFNGNQTRFTGDNDDPSTPGVVEGVRIPQATSTGDLNGSTWQFVADQFQEGTGELYALRADFDYDVSGGDGLASWFDSVKFGARYSERSQVNSEMALNWGSMAPAWDGRGGFAVAGTMQDPAAGFEAVPFGDFFRGGVVNGSNNEFVFVNENLLSSYENFRNYIAGEPQLGNNYGWVPRGETDGSRFGRATFRPEDTSDIDEKTWNAYARIDFKQEFDNGMSLDGNFGVRYVKTTLTSNGFQAFRPFVADIQTLPVTNGVRTRTDDAESRDDIADFAPEAVAYAAQAAVPTSINQSDERWLPSFNLKWNLNREMLLRFAYSKGLSRPNVQDLRSSQEYVVTTNRLSFDPLPETDPLFGIDRGAQNISVGEIRVSRGNPFLKPTTADSFDASYEWYFPGGYLSVSGFYKDLSNIITNGDLPLGSTTLDGQQVNIIYNGPVNQATATIKGVEIGYQQFFDFLPGVLKNFGVQANYTYIDASTTPPANGVDADGDGNPDDLTTVFRFGVDDLLGQSKHIANAVAIYQNKVVEARLAYNWRSEYLTTYRDYVTGNPIYNSAAGFLDASLKFNIGQFQIRGSIANILDTKSKARSYIDESGQLYDRFSFLNDRRIVLGALWRM from the coding sequence GTGAAGAAGAATGCGATTCCGAATCTTTCGTGGTCGGCCAAGCGCTTGCTCTTGGCAACGTCGGCGCTGACCTTGGCGCTATATCCTTCGGTAGCATCGGCACAGACGGCAGGCACCGATCCCGAAGGCGAGCAGCAGACCGAAGCGCCCGCTGAGGAAGAACGCGAAATCATCGTCACCGGTATTCGCGGCGCGCTCGAATCGGCCAAAGAGATCAAGCGCAACGCATCAACCTTCGTCGATTCGCTGTCGGCTTCGGACATCGCGACGCTTCCCGATCTTTCGGTTGCCGAAGCGCTCGGTCGCATTCCCGGCGTCACCATCTCGCGCTTCCCCACCGGCGGCGCCAGCCCCGACTTTCCTTCGCCCGAGGGGCGCGGTAACCTCGTTCGCGGCTTGAGCTTCGTCCGGTCCGAGTTCAACGGTCGCGACGCGTTCAGCGCCAATGGCGGCCGCTCGCTCGACTTTTCGAGCATTCCGCCCGAACTGATCGGCGGCGTCGACGTCTACAAGAACCAGAGCGCCGACCTGATCGAAGGCGGCATCGGCGGCACGATCAACCTGCGCACGCTCGAACCCTTCGACCGTCCCGGCGGGCTGCTGGTGGTGGCGGGCGACGTCACCTACTCGGACCTCCGCAAGGAATGGTCGCCGCAGATCAGCGTCACCGGCGGCAATCGCTGGTCGACCCCGATCGGCGATGTCGGCTTCGTCGCTTCCTATTCGCGCTCGAAGCTCGATTCACGGATCAACGGCTGGCAGCAAAACGCGCCGATGCCACGCGTGCTCGATGCCAACGGGAATGTACCCGAGTCGTTGCTCACTGGCGCGAACAAGCTCAGCGAATTCGACGGCGTCGATGCTTCGAACATCGTCGGCATCACGCCCGGCTTCCAGCTGCGGACCAACGACGTCGATCGTGACCGCGAAAGCTATTATTTCGCGGGTCAGTGGAAGAACGACCGGCTGCAGTTGACCGCGAAATATATCCGCGCCGAAAATACCATCGACAGCATCGAGCGCACCTTCGAATGGTTCCCCGAGCACGACACCGGCACGCGCGCCGGCGTCCGCGATCTCGTTCTCGACACCGGCTGGGGTTCGGCCGGCACCGCGATGTGCAGCGGCCCCGGCGGCTTCCCGAACAATCCCGGTGACTGCGAAACGCTCATTCCCATTGGCGGTGGCCTGATGAAGTCGGGTTTCGTCACCAGCCGGATCGATGACTATACCGGCGCGATCGGTTCGCCGGTGGGTTCGCTCGGAATCGGCAAGATCGAGGAAGCGACCACCGAAGATTACAGCCTCAACCTGAAATGGGATGCCTCCGATCGCCTTAAGGTGACCCTCGATGGTCAATATACCAAGGCGAGTGCGCGTCAGCGGCAAATCTGGGGCGGGATGAACACCTATCTGGATTGGCAGATCCAGCACGATCTCGACAACCCGCAGATCCAGTTCTTCGTCAATCCGGCAACCGGCTTCAACGGCAATCAGACCCGCTTTACCGGCGACAATGATGATCCGTCGACGCCTGGTGTTGTCGAGGGCGTTCGCATTCCGCAGGCGACCAGCACGGGCGACCTCAATGGCTCGACCTGGCAGTTCGTTGCCGATCAGTTCCAGGAAGGCACCGGCGAATTGTACGCACTCCGGGCCGACTTTGATTACGACGTTTCGGGCGGCGACGGACTGGCCAGCTGGTTCGACAGCGTGAAGTTCGGTGCGCGCTATTCGGAGCGCAGCCAGGTAAACTCCGAAATGGCGCTCAACTGGGGCTCGATGGCACCGGCATGGGACGGCCGTGGCGGGTTCGCCGTGGCGGGCACGATGCAGGATCCTGCCGCAGGCTTCGAGGCGGTTCCGTTCGGCGATTTCTTCCGCGGCGGCGTCGTCAACGGCTCGAACAACGAGTTCGTGTTCGTGAACGAGAACCTGTTGTCGAGCTATGAAAATTTCCGCAACTACATCGCTGGCGAGCCGCAACTTGGAAACAACTATGGCTGGGTTCCGCGCGGCGAAACCGATGGCTCGCGGTTCGGTCGCGCGACGTTCCGGCCCGAAGATACATCGGACATCGATGAAAAGACCTGGAACGCCTATGCCCGCATCGATTTCAAGCAGGAATTCGACAACGGCATGTCGCTCGACGGCAATTTTGGCGTCCGATACGTCAAGACCACGCTGACTTCGAACGGTTTCCAGGCGTTCCGCCCGTTTGTCGCCGATATCCAAACGCTACCGGTCACCAATGGCGTGCGTACGCGGACGGATGATGCGGAAAGTCGCGACGACATCGCCGATTTTGCGCCTGAAGCAGTAGCCTATGCCGCACAGGCCGCAGTCCCCACCAGCATCAATCAAAGTGATGAGCGCTGGCTGCCGTCGTTCAACCTGAAGTGGAACCTGAACCGCGAAATGCTGCTGCGCTTTGCCTACAGCAAGGGCCTCAGCCGTCCGAACGTCCAGGATCTGCGCTCGTCGCAGGAATATGTCGTCACCACCAACCGGCTGAGTTTCGACCCGCTCCCCGAAACCGATCCGCTCTTCGGGATCGATCGTGGTGCGCAGAACATCAGCGTCGGCGAAATCCGCGTCAGCCGCGGCAACCCGTTCCTGAAACCGACGACTGCCGATAGCTTTGACGCGTCCTATGAATGGTATTTTCCGGGCGGGTATCTGTCGGTCTCGGGGTTCTACAAAGATCTCTCGAACATCATCACCAATGGCGATCTGCCGCTCGGCAGCACGACGCTCGACGGGCAGCAGGTGAATATCATCTACAACGGCCCGGTTAACCAGGCCACGGCGACGATCAAGGGCGTCGAAATCGGCTATCAGCAGTTCTTCGACTTCCTGCCGGGCGTATTGAAGAATTTCGGCGTCCAGGCGAACTACACCTACATCGACGCATCGACCACGCCTCCAGCCAACGGCGTCGATGCCGATGGCGATGGCAATCCCGATGACTTGACGACGGTGTTCCGCTTTGGCGTCGACGATCTGCTCGGCCAGTCGAAGCACATCGCCAACGCCGTCGCGATCTACCAGAACAAGGTGGTCGAGGCGCGACTGGCGTATAACTGGCGCTCGGAATATCTGACCACCTATCGCGATTACGTCACCGGCAACCCGATCTATAACTCGGCTGCCGGCTTCCTCGACGCGTCGCTGAAGTTCAACATCGGCCAGTTCCAGATCCGCGGGTCGATCGCGAACATCCTCGATACGAAGAGCAAGGCGCGCTCCTACATCGACGAGAGCGGGCAGCTGTATGACCGCTTCAGCTTCCTCAACGACCGCCGGATCGTGCTCGGCGCGCTGTGGCGGATGTAA
- a CDS encoding PAS domain S-box protein: MNGQSFQAPEFLLGGGETGGLIAAHDWSGTSLGPIGQWPQSLRTTLGFVLRSPVPMVMMWGIEGVMLYNDAFSVFAGGRHPAQLGNPVREAWPEVADFNDNVIKVVLAGGTLAYKDQELTLYRDGVAEQVWMNLDYSPVLDALDRPAGVLAIVIETTERVAAERALRDERDRTRDVLDNMGDAFALLDKDFRIVEMNAAAWRLEARPREQVLGKTHWEAHPDAAPELGELYRRAVTSGQPVELEHRYVWPDGRESWIDMRAYPVGEGLAVFYRDISDRKHDEAALAESETRFRNMADQAPVMMWVTDPSGACTYLNRRWYEFTGQKTGTGEGYGWLDAIHDDDRPLAEQAFVTANAKQEDYRVEFRIRRADGVYRWAIDAAAARFGADGEYHGYVGSVIDIDERREAEAALQASTARAQKLAAEQVAILGQLAEGVIVTDRDGNITFVNDAASRIHGVGRLDVAPDAYSSAYHLLTLDREPYPTAQLPLVRAVQGETVAEARWRIQRPDGSEVLAVGSACPVRDENGETLGAVLTLRDDTERAEAERQLRENEARLRALTDNLPSGMVYQLATANDGTERRFLYVSQSHEKLTGIAADAVLADPTIPYSLILPEDRPALLAAEAAATAARKPFDVQVRFRRADGMVRWSRIISAPRDQIDGSVVWDGIQVDITDQKRAETLLVEMNDELERRVAERTRELEEAQEALRQAQKMEAVGQLTGGIAHDFNNLLTGVIGSLDMMQRRMAKGETDKIERYATTAMTAANRAAALTHRLLAFSRRQPLDPKPVNANRLVSGMEELLRRTIGENVRLEIVTAGGLWQTLCDPNQLESAILNLAINARDAMPDGGELTIETCNAHLDNAYAAQHREVAPGQYVCISVTDSGTGMTKEIIDKAFEPFFTTKPIGQGTGLGLSMIYGFTRQSEGYARIYSEVGQGTTIKLYLPRYLGEAEEPQDSHRELTDSHRAEDGEVVLVVEDETAVRDLVVDVLEELGYRAIEAVDGPAGLKLLQSDIRLDLLVTDIGLPGLNGRQLADAAREHRPDLKILFMTGYAENATIANGFLDPGMEMITKPFAIEALVTRIRDMIEDR, translated from the coding sequence ATGAATGGGCAATCCTTCCAGGCGCCCGAATTCCTCCTCGGCGGCGGCGAGACCGGCGGGCTGATCGCCGCGCATGATTGGTCGGGCACGTCGCTCGGCCCGATCGGGCAATGGCCGCAAAGCTTGCGGACGACGCTCGGCTTCGTGCTGCGGTCGCCGGTGCCGATGGTGATGATGTGGGGCATCGAAGGTGTGATGCTCTACAACGACGCCTTTTCGGTGTTCGCCGGCGGGCGGCATCCGGCGCAGCTCGGCAACCCGGTGCGCGAGGCGTGGCCCGAGGTCGCCGACTTCAACGACAATGTGATCAAGGTCGTGCTCGCCGGCGGGACGCTCGCCTATAAGGACCAGGAGCTGACTCTGTACCGCGACGGGGTCGCCGAACAGGTCTGGATGAACCTCGATTATTCGCCGGTACTCGACGCGCTCGACCGCCCGGCCGGCGTACTGGCGATCGTGATCGAAACCACCGAACGCGTCGCCGCCGAACGCGCGCTGCGCGACGAGCGCGATCGCACCCGCGACGTGCTCGACAATATGGGCGATGCCTTTGCGCTGCTCGACAAGGATTTCCGCATCGTCGAGATGAACGCGGCCGCCTGGCGCCTCGAAGCGCGGCCGCGCGAGCAGGTGCTCGGCAAGACGCATTGGGAGGCGCACCCCGACGCCGCGCCCGAACTCGGCGAACTATACCGGCGGGCGGTGACTTCGGGCCAGCCGGTCGAGCTCGAACATCGCTACGTCTGGCCCGACGGGCGCGAATCCTGGATCGACATGCGCGCCTACCCGGTGGGCGAGGGGCTGGCGGTCTTCTATCGCGACATTTCGGATCGCAAGCACGACGAAGCCGCGCTGGCCGAAAGCGAAACGCGCTTCCGCAACATGGCCGATCAGGCACCGGTGATGATGTGGGTCACCGATCCGAGCGGCGCTTGCACCTACCTCAATCGGCGCTGGTACGAGTTCACCGGCCAGAAGACGGGCACCGGTGAGGGCTATGGTTGGCTCGACGCGATCCATGACGACGATCGGCCGCTCGCCGAACAGGCGTTCGTAACCGCCAATGCCAAGCAAGAGGATTACCGCGTCGAGTTCCGCATCCGGCGCGCCGATGGCGTCTATCGCTGGGCGATCGACGCCGCCGCCGCGCGCTTCGGCGCCGATGGCGAATATCACGGCTATGTCGGCTCGGTGATCGATATCGACGAGCGGCGCGAGGCCGAGGCGGCGCTCCAGGCGTCGACCGCGCGCGCGCAGAAACTCGCCGCCGAACAGGTCGCGATCCTGGGGCAGCTCGCCGAGGGGGTGATCGTCACCGATCGCGACGGCAATATCACCTTCGTCAACGATGCCGCCAGCCGGATTCACGGTGTCGGGCGGCTCGATGTCGCCCCCGACGCCTATAGCAGCGCCTATCATTTGCTCACGCTCGATCGCGAACCTTATCCCACCGCGCAGTTGCCATTGGTTCGCGCGGTGCAGGGCGAGACCGTGGCCGAGGCACGCTGGCGTATCCAGCGGCCCGACGGTTCCGAAGTCCTCGCCGTCGGCAGCGCCTGCCCGGTGCGCGACGAGAATGGCGAGACGCTCGGCGCGGTGCTGACCCTGCGCGACGACACCGAGCGCGCCGAGGCCGAACGGCAGCTGCGCGAGAACGAGGCGCGGCTGCGTGCCTTGACCGATAACCTGCCCTCGGGAATGGTCTATCAGCTGGCGACGGCCAATGATGGCACGGAGCGACGGTTTCTGTACGTCTCGCAAAGCCACGAAAAACTGACCGGCATCGCCGCCGACGCGGTGCTCGCCGATCCGACTATACCGTATAGCTTGATCCTTCCCGAGGACCGCCCGGCCTTGCTGGCGGCGGAGGCCGCGGCGACGGCGGCACGCAAGCCGTTCGACGTCCAGGTGCGGTTCCGCCGCGCCGACGGGATGGTCCGCTGGTCGCGGATCATCTCGGCGCCGCGCGACCAGATCGACGGTTCGGTCGTCTGGGACGGCATCCAGGTCGACATCACCGACCAGAAGCGCGCCGAAACGCTGCTCGTCGAGATGAACGACGAACTCGAACGCCGCGTCGCCGAACGCACCCGCGAGCTTGAGGAGGCACAAGAGGCGCTGCGCCAGGCGCAGAAGATGGAGGCCGTTGGGCAGCTCACCGGCGGGATCGCGCACGACTTCAACAACCTGCTCACCGGGGTGATCGGCTCGCTCGACATGATGCAGCGCCGGATGGCCAAGGGCGAGACCGACAAGATCGAGCGCTATGCGACCACCGCGATGACCGCGGCCAATCGCGCCGCGGCGCTCACCCACCGGCTGCTCGCCTTCTCGCGCCGCCAGCCGCTCGATCCCAAGCCGGTCAACGCCAATCGGCTGGTGAGCGGCATGGAGGAGCTGCTCCGGCGGACGATCGGCGAAAACGTCCGGCTCGAGATCGTGACCGCGGGCGGGCTGTGGCAGACGTTGTGCGATCCCAACCAGCTCGAAAGCGCGATCCTCAATCTCGCGATCAACGCGCGCGATGCGATGCCCGATGGCGGCGAGCTGACGATCGAGACCTGCAACGCGCATCTCGACAACGCCTATGCTGCGCAGCATCGCGAGGTCGCGCCCGGCCAATATGTCTGCATCAGCGTTACCGATTCGGGCACCGGAATGACCAAGGAGATCATCGACAAGGCGTTCGAACCCTTTTTCACGACCAAGCCGATCGGGCAGGGCACCGGGCTGGGGCTGTCGATGATCTACGGCTTCACCCGCCAGTCCGAAGGCTATGCGCGGATCTATTCGGAGGTCGGCCAGGGAACGACGATCAAGCTGTATCTGCCGCGCTATCTGGGCGAGGCCGAGGAGCCGCAGGATAGCCACCGCGAGCTCACCGACTCGCATCGCGCCGAAGACGGCGAAGTGGTGCTGGTGGTCGAGGACGAGACCGCGGTGCGCGATCTGGTGGTCGATGTGCTCGAGGAGCTCGGCTATCGCGCGATCGAGGCGGTCGATGGCCCGGCGGGGCTCAAGCTGCTGCAGTCCGATATCCGGCTCGACCTGCTGGTCACCGACATCGGCCTGCCCGGGCTCAACGGCCGCCAGCTTGCCGACGCCGCGCGCGAGCATCGGCCCGACCTCAAGATCCTGTTCATGACCGGCTATGCCGAGAATGCGACGATCGCCAACGGCTTCCTCGACCCCGGCATGGAGATGATCACCAAGCCCTTCGCGATCGAGGCGCTGGTGACGCGGATTCGTGATATGATCGAAGACCGATGA
- the rsgA gene encoding ribosome small subunit-dependent GTPase A, translating to MTLEELGWNAHFSNQLSADEAEECHPVRVMSVHRGQIAVAGVASQRFVTPYIAGASAADDHPTVGDWLLIDNRSLQPIRVLARLNLFKRRSPGDPRKEQMIAANVDTVFIVASCNQDFSVPRLERYLVLAREVGVNAVVVLTKIDLTDTPEAFAEAARAIEPGLRVETVDARDHASVARLAAWCGRGKTVALLGSSGVGKSTLVNTLRASDSIATQAVRAHDGTGRHTTTVRTMHRLDHGGWLLDLPGMRELQLAEAATGIAEIFDDFALAAQDCRFSDCSHRSEPGCAVRAAIASGALTQARYDRWTQLSAEEAGTASLRTRRRPR from the coding sequence ATGACGCTGGAAGAACTCGGCTGGAACGCGCATTTCAGCAATCAGCTTTCGGCCGACGAGGCCGAGGAGTGCCATCCCGTCCGGGTGATGTCGGTGCATCGCGGGCAGATCGCGGTGGCGGGGGTGGCGTCGCAGCGCTTCGTTACCCCCTATATCGCCGGCGCCAGCGCGGCCGATGATCACCCCACCGTGGGCGACTGGCTGTTGATCGACAATCGCTCGCTCCAGCCGATCCGCGTGCTGGCGCGGCTGAACCTGTTCAAGCGCCGCTCGCCGGGCGACCCGCGCAAGGAACAGATGATCGCCGCCAATGTCGACACGGTGTTCATCGTGGCGTCGTGCAACCAGGATTTCAGCGTCCCCCGCCTCGAACGCTATCTGGTGCTGGCGCGCGAGGTCGGGGTGAACGCGGTGGTGGTGCTCACCAAGATCGACCTGACCGACACGCCCGAGGCATTCGCCGAGGCGGCGCGCGCGATCGAGCCGGGGCTGCGCGTCGAGACCGTCGATGCCCGCGATCACGCCAGCGTCGCGCGGCTGGCGGCGTGGTGCGGCCGCGGCAAGACCGTCGCGTTGCTGGGGTCGTCGGGGGTCGGCAAATCGACGCTGGTCAACACGCTGCGCGCGTCGGACAGCATCGCGACACAGGCGGTGCGCGCGCATGACGGCACCGGTCGCCACACGACCACGGTGCGGACGATGCATCGGCTCGATCATGGCGGGTGGCTGCTCGACCTGCCGGGCATGCGTGAACTACAACTGGCTGAGGCGGCGACGGGGATCGCCGAGATTTTCGACGATTTCGCGTTGGCGGCGCAGGATTGCCGCTTTTCGGACTGTTCGCATCGAAGCGAACCCGGCTGCGCGGTCCGCGCCGCGATCGCCTCGGGTGCGTTGACCCAGGCGCGATACGATCGCTGGACGCAGCTGTCCGCCGAAGAGGCCGGCACCGCATCGCTGCGAACGAGACGCCGCCCGCGCTAA